In one Thermodesulfobium acidiphilum genomic region, the following are encoded:
- a CDS encoding nickel-dependent hydrogenase large subunit, translating into MANKIVIDPVTRIEGHLRIEVEVENGVVKDAWSSGTMARGFEAMLIGRQPMDAIYVTERSCGVCTMVHGLCSSRALDMAYGCKVPEAGILLRNLMLAALYMGDHIQIFYNLNAPDYIDITAVAGYKGNDPKLLAIKDKIVALVKANDTSPFTPTYKNDQYTLTDPEIVTTLVHHYLQAIEARAIAQKCIAIFGGKSPHQAGVIQGGVTYHPNLEDLVKYKEYIAKVIDFVQNVYWKDILFLGSGPLLPVGQAGLGGGYNNYLSGPEFPLDNSGKDFLWKGGVVTDGNLGAVQPLDGQKIAESVAHSWYDYSNNQPLLQPFEGETKFNLKKEGAYSFLKAPRYDGKPYEVGPLAWAMTVQPKEFMDIVTKLNIKPGFLARHAARAYQAVDVSKNVMKWVDQLASLMGKGPLIVNDDKPTPDNARGFGFVEAPRGFLSHWAIIEGKKLKNYQQVVPTTWNASPRDANNVRGQYEQSLIGIPVPDPENPINVVRNIRSFDPCLACAVHIIHPESNRILKFVVE; encoded by the coding sequence ATGGCGAACAAAATTGTTATAGATCCAGTTACAAGAATTGAAGGGCATTTGAGGATAGAAGTTGAGGTTGAAAATGGCGTAGTTAAGGACGCATGGTCGTCAGGCACAATGGCAAGAGGGTTTGAAGCCATGCTTATTGGTAGACAGCCAATGGATGCTATTTACGTCACAGAGAGATCTTGTGGCGTTTGCACTATGGTACATGGGCTATGTTCTTCAAGGGCTTTAGATATGGCATATGGCTGTAAAGTTCCAGAGGCAGGTATACTTCTTAGGAATCTTATGCTTGCAGCTTTATATATGGGAGATCATATCCAGATCTTTTATAACCTAAATGCACCTGATTATATCGATATTACAGCAGTTGCAGGTTATAAAGGGAATGATCCAAAGCTACTGGCTATAAAGGATAAGATTGTAGCGCTTGTCAAGGCGAACGATACTTCGCCATTTACGCCTACATATAAAAACGATCAATATACTCTTACAGATCCAGAAATAGTTACAACGCTTGTTCACCACTACCTGCAGGCTATTGAGGCAAGAGCTATTGCCCAAAAGTGCATAGCAATATTTGGCGGGAAATCACCTCACCAAGCAGGAGTAATCCAGGGCGGAGTTACATATCATCCGAATCTTGAAGATCTGGTAAAGTATAAAGAGTATATTGCAAAGGTAATTGATTTCGTGCAAAACGTTTACTGGAAAGACATACTCTTCCTTGGATCAGGACCTCTTCTTCCTGTAGGTCAGGCAGGACTTGGAGGTGGATATAACAATTATCTTTCAGGACCAGAATTTCCTCTAGACAATAGCGGTAAGGATTTCTTGTGGAAGGGCGGCGTAGTTACAGATGGCAATCTAGGTGCAGTACAACCTCTTGATGGTCAGAAGATTGCTGAATCAGTAGCCCACTCCTGGTATGATTATTCGAATAATCAACCACTTCTCCAACCATTTGAGGGCGAGACCAAGTTCAACCTCAAGAAAGAGGGTGCATACAGCTTCTTAAAGGCTCCACGTTACGACGGAAAGCCTTATGAAGTGGGCCCACTTGCCTGGGCTATGACGGTTCAGCCGAAAGAGTTTATGGATATTGTTACAAAACTAAATATCAAACCAGGATTTTTAGCTCGCCATGCTGCAAGAGCTTATCAAGCCGTAGACGTGTCAAAGAACGTTATGAAGTGGGTAGATCAACTTGCCTCGTTAATGGGTAAGGGACCACTGATTGTTAATGATGACAAGCCCACACCAGATAATGCGAGGGGTTTTGGCTTTGTTGAGGCACCAAGGGGATTTTTGAGTCACTGGGCGATAATTGAGGGGAAGAAGTTAAAGAATTATCAGCAGGTAGTTCCTACTACATGGAACGCTTCTCCCAGAGATGCCAACAACGTTCGTGGCCAATATGAGCAATCCCTGATAGGAATTCCCGTGCCAGACCCAGAAAACCCAATAAATGTTGTAAGAAACATCAGGTCATTTGACCCGTGTCTTGCATGTGCAGTTCACATTATCCATCCAGAGAGTAACCGCATCTTGAAGTTTGTTGTGGAGTAG
- a CDS encoding hydrogenase small subunit, with amino-acid sequence MLSNLAKNKVSRRDFMKACAAMAVYLGLSESFAPKIADAVENASKKAPVIWLEAQDCAGCSEAFLNLTEPTPAQIILDTISLKYHETLMFGSGYVADKALDEAMKTPGYVLVVEGSIPTADPLFCTAGTMSDTNPARRPVVETLKEAYKNAAVVIALGSCASWGGVVQATPSKGRGVSDIVGKEKVINLPMCPCNPDHLAGTLVYYLTFKKAPPLDIHQRPLMFFGTLIHDNCPRRGHFERGEFVTNYGDPSQAEYCLYLKGCKGPFTFSDCPSRGFNDNVNWCIKAGAPCAGCSQPEFYAGFSPLYEKSNDVNLPGIGGVPSETVGTVAAAVTALGVAAHLVGRSVFGKKKEGDK; translated from the coding sequence TTGTTATCTAATTTGGCTAAGAATAAGGTTAGTAGAAGGGATTTTATGAAAGCCTGTGCGGCGATGGCCGTATATTTAGGTTTGAGTGAATCTTTTGCTCCAAAGATTGCTGATGCAGTCGAAAACGCAAGTAAAAAAGCTCCTGTAATATGGTTAGAGGCTCAAGACTGTGCTGGTTGTTCAGAAGCTTTCCTTAATTTAACAGAACCTACTCCTGCACAGATTATTCTTGATACCATAAGTTTGAAGTATCACGAGACCCTTATGTTTGGTAGTGGATATGTTGCCGACAAGGCTTTGGATGAAGCTATGAAGACTCCAGGATACGTTTTGGTGGTTGAGGGTTCGATACCAACTGCAGATCCTCTTTTTTGCACGGCAGGGACTATGAGCGATACTAATCCTGCCAGAAGGCCAGTAGTCGAGACACTTAAAGAAGCTTATAAAAACGCTGCCGTAGTCATAGCGCTAGGCTCCTGTGCTAGCTGGGGCGGTGTAGTGCAAGCAACTCCTTCAAAGGGCAGAGGAGTAAGCGATATTGTTGGAAAGGAAAAGGTTATAAACCTTCCAATGTGCCCATGTAATCCAGATCATCTTGCGGGGACCCTTGTTTATTATCTTACTTTTAAGAAAGCTCCGCCGCTTGACATTCACCAGAGACCTCTAATGTTTTTCGGGACCCTCATTCATGACAATTGTCCAAGAAGGGGACACTTTGAGAGAGGCGAATTCGTAACTAATTATGGTGATCCAAGTCAGGCTGAATACTGTTTGTATCTAAAGGGTTGTAAGGGACCATTCACTTTTAGCGATTGTCCCTCAAGAGGTTTTAATGACAACGTAAACTGGTGTATAAAAGCTGGTGCTCCTTGTGCTGGATGTTCTCAGCCCGAATTTTATGCTGGGTTCTCTCCTCTTTATGAGAAGTCAAATGACGTTAATTTGCCAGGTATTGGTGGAGTGCCATCTGAAACAGTAGGCACGGTAGCTGCAGCTGTGACTGCGCTAGGAGTTGCTGCCCACCTTGTTGGCCGCTCTGTATTTGGCAAGAAGAAGGAGGGAGATAAGTAA
- a CDS encoding ATP-dependent Clp protease ATP-binding subunit: MFEKFTEKAAKAIILAQEEAKRLGHNFVGTEHILLGLLAEGTGIANKVITSMDIEPQDIRREVERLIGRGGGTLISEIPFTPRAKRVLELSWEEARLLGHNHIGTEHILLGLLREGEGIGARVLKSFNMDIGKVRSQIIQIISGGSVIKSKESGRTPLLNEFGRDLTALAREKKLDPVIGRNKEIRRLIQIMCRRTKNNPVLIGDPGVGKTAIVEGLAQAIVDNSVPPILRKKRLISLDLGLLIAGTKYRGEFEDRLKKITEEIKNAGNIILFIDELHTIVGAGAAEGAVDAANILKPALARGEIQCIGATTVEDYRKHLEKDAGLERRFHPIHVEEPTQEEAIQILFGLKEKYEAHHGVKITEDAITSSVKLAKRYISDRFLPDKAIDILDEASAKVKLKEPVTSESWKELYKKLENVIEEKENVIKMQDFEKAATLRDNEQKIRNEISDFTNQEEVNALEVKVVTEEDIAEVVSEWTGIELKKLTESEMKKLLNLEAALHTRIVSQDEAVVSIAKTLRRTRAGLQDPKKPLGSFLFLGPTGVGKTELAKTLAEYLFGSEESLLRFDMSEYMEKHTVSRLIGAPPGYVGYTEGGQLTDAVRRRPSSVILFDEIEKAHPDVFNLLLQILDDGRLTDGKGRTVNFKNTILIMTSNLGTHMLKEGSPGFLASSNSLDYEKLKSQIQRELKDTFRPEFLNRIDEIIIFNSLTQEDMVNITKKMLENVKEKLKSNLIDITFSERVINQLAKEGYDPKFGARPLKRLIQKKIEDPIADKIIEGSIKQCDSIEVDYDSCEFVFKNTQELVSTRSSNSK; encoded by the coding sequence ATGTTTGAAAAGTTTACCGAAAAGGCAGCCAAGGCTATAATCCTTGCCCAGGAAGAAGCCAAGCGCTTAGGCCATAATTTTGTCGGTACTGAACATATACTTTTAGGTCTCTTGGCTGAAGGTACAGGAATAGCTAACAAAGTTATTACTTCAATGGACATTGAACCTCAAGATATAAGACGTGAAGTAGAAAGGCTTATAGGCCGTGGCGGCGGCACGCTTATATCAGAAATTCCTTTCACGCCAAGGGCAAAAAGAGTACTTGAACTCTCCTGGGAAGAGGCAAGGCTCCTGGGGCACAATCACATCGGTACTGAACATATCCTTCTGGGGTTGCTTCGAGAAGGAGAAGGAATAGGCGCAAGAGTTTTAAAATCTTTTAACATGGACATTGGAAAGGTTAGAAGCCAGATTATTCAAATAATATCTGGAGGTTCTGTAATAAAGAGCAAAGAATCAGGGCGAACTCCACTTTTGAATGAATTCGGAAGAGATCTTACAGCATTAGCTCGTGAAAAAAAGCTTGATCCCGTAATAGGTAGAAATAAAGAGATAAGAAGGCTAATCCAGATAATGTGCAGAAGGACAAAAAATAATCCTGTTCTAATAGGAGATCCAGGCGTAGGAAAAACAGCTATAGTAGAGGGGCTTGCACAAGCAATTGTAGACAACAGCGTTCCACCAATATTAAGGAAGAAGCGTCTGATTTCTCTTGATTTAGGATTATTAATAGCCGGCACAAAGTATCGCGGTGAATTTGAAGATAGATTAAAAAAGATAACTGAAGAGATAAAAAATGCTGGAAATATAATACTCTTTATAGACGAATTACACACAATTGTTGGAGCAGGAGCAGCAGAAGGTGCGGTAGATGCAGCAAATATACTTAAACCCGCCCTTGCGAGAGGTGAAATCCAGTGTATTGGAGCAACCACGGTAGAGGACTACAGAAAGCATCTTGAAAAGGATGCAGGTCTTGAAAGAAGATTTCATCCCATACACGTAGAAGAACCCACCCAAGAAGAGGCTATTCAGATACTCTTTGGCTTAAAAGAAAAGTATGAAGCACACCATGGAGTAAAAATTACTGAGGATGCAATTACTTCGTCCGTTAAGCTTGCCAAAAGATACATCTCCGATAGGTTTCTCCCGGATAAGGCAATTGACATTCTTGATGAGGCCTCAGCAAAGGTTAAACTCAAAGAACCAGTGACATCAGAATCATGGAAAGAGCTTTATAAAAAGTTGGAAAACGTTATTGAAGAAAAAGAAAATGTTATAAAGATGCAAGATTTTGAGAAAGCCGCAACCCTGAGAGATAATGAACAAAAGATAAGAAACGAAATATCTGATTTTACCAATCAAGAAGAAGTTAACGCTCTTGAGGTCAAAGTAGTAACAGAAGAGGACATAGCTGAAGTGGTTAGCGAGTGGACTGGCATCGAGTTAAAAAAACTTACAGAATCAGAAATGAAAAAGTTATTAAACCTGGAGGCAGCCTTGCACACAAGAATTGTTTCACAAGATGAGGCTGTAGTCTCAATTGCAAAGACGTTAAGAAGAACAAGAGCTGGGCTTCAAGATCCCAAAAAGCCACTCGGTTCTTTCTTGTTTTTAGGACCAACGGGCGTTGGAAAAACAGAACTTGCAAAAACGCTGGCAGAATATTTATTTGGTAGCGAAGAATCTCTTTTGAGATTCGATATGTCTGAATATATGGAAAAGCATACCGTATCAAGATTAATTGGCGCACCTCCTGGTTATGTAGGATATACGGAGGGAGGCCAGCTAACAGATGCCGTCAGAAGGAGACCTTCGTCAGTTATATTGTTTGATGAAATAGAAAAGGCACATCCAGATGTTTTTAATCTCTTGTTACAAATTTTGGACGACGGAAGATTAACTGACGGTAAGGGCAGAACGGTAAACTTCAAGAATACCATACTTATAATGACTTCAAATTTAGGAACGCACATGCTAAAGGAAGGTTCTCCTGGTTTTCTAGCAAGCTCAAATTCGCTTGACTATGAAAAACTAAAAAGCCAGATTCAAAGAGAATTAAAAGATACCTTCAGGCCAGAATTCTTAAACAGGATAGACGAGATAATTATTTTCAATTCTTTAACACAAGAAGACATGGTGAACATTACAAAAAAGATGTTAGAAAACGTAAAAGAAAAACTAAAATCCAACCTGATAGATATAACGTTCTCCGAAAGAGTTATTAATCAACTGGCAAAGGAAGGATATGATCCAAAGTTCGGTGCTAGACCTCTAAAAAGATTGATTCAAAAGAAAATAGAGGACCCAATCGCTGACAAAATTATAGAGGGTTCAATCAAGCAGTGCGATTCTATAGAAGTTGATTACGATTCATGTGAATTTGTATTCAAAAATACTCAAGAGCTTGTATCAACGAGGAGTAGCAATAGCAAATAA
- a CDS encoding putative metalloprotease CJM1_0395 family protein — translation MSEASNVSMPGVISSSGNSSVSNIANLNNSSGSSLVSSLKQKFSAQVELEIEQLRKRDQEVRAHEQAHIAASGGLAASGPNYVYVTGPDGKLYAVGGDVTIDVSPVPNNPDATIQKMQTVIRAALAPAEPSSQDYTVASQAQMIIMQAQEQKAIIESHKLQSAISGNHNKKNINAIL, via the coding sequence ATGTCGGAGGCGAGTAACGTTTCAATGCCTGGTGTTATTAGTTCCTCTGGAAATAGCAGTGTATCTAACATAGCTAATTTGAATAATAGTTCAGGTTCCAGTCTGGTCTCGTCGCTAAAACAGAAATTTTCTGCCCAGGTTGAACTAGAAATAGAGCAATTGAGAAAAAGGGATCAAGAAGTTAGGGCTCATGAACAAGCCCACATTGCTGCTTCTGGAGGGTTAGCTGCATCTGGCCCTAATTACGTGTACGTTACTGGACCTGATGGCAAGCTGTATGCTGTTGGCGGCGATGTGACAATTGACGTTTCTCCCGTGCCAAACAATCCAGATGCTACAATACAAAAGATGCAAACGGTTATTAGAGCTGCCCTAGCACCTGCTGAGCCTTCTAGTCAGGATTATACTGTGGCATCTCAAGCACAGATGATTATTATGCAGGCCCAGGAACAAAAGGCTATTATAGAGAGTCATAAATTGCAATCAGCTATTTCAGGAAATCACAATAAAAAAAATATAAATGCCATTTTATAA
- the radA gene encoding DNA repair protein RadA: protein MYQRGVAIANKSKDNFICIECGYESSVWRGQCPNCNSWNSFQSKKDILEKKDILDLENLTYVEEERLLFDLKDLNDIFGGGVVKGSVTLLSGEPGIGKSTLALQMADQIASKYQDVLYISSEESANQVASRAKRLKLNEKKIKIISCSDLKKILKALKNHNFSMIVIDSIQMLYDSEGNSTLGSLSQIKQCASKINLFSKESNIPFLLIGHINKEGSIAGPKFIEHLVDSVLFFQGDRSSAIRTLRSLKNRFGSTNELVIFEMKEEGLIKPKNLSQLILQNSDLSGTTFCITIEGSRPLLVQVESLVNQSFKTSPTRLSHGINFNHFMLIIAILEKHLSIKMYDKDIYLNITGGITTEDRGIDLAIAASLISSYYDIMIPKSTIFIGECSLSGEIRNVYQIEKRLNEAVKLGIENAFISSVEMNFKNINLYKIKNLKNLMDWIKKWKIQYSKEKIG from the coding sequence TTGTATCAACGAGGAGTAGCAATAGCAAATAAAAGTAAGGATAACTTTATATGTATAGAGTGTGGGTATGAAAGCTCTGTCTGGAGAGGGCAGTGTCCGAATTGTAACTCCTGGAACAGTTTCCAGAGCAAAAAGGATATTTTAGAAAAAAAGGATATTTTAGATCTAGAAAACTTAACTTATGTTGAAGAAGAAAGGCTACTGTTCGATCTTAAAGACCTGAATGATATTTTTGGTGGCGGAGTCGTAAAAGGCTCTGTCACCTTGCTTTCTGGAGAGCCAGGCATAGGAAAATCGACATTAGCCCTTCAAATGGCAGATCAAATAGCTAGCAAATATCAGGATGTCTTATACATTTCGAGCGAAGAATCTGCAAACCAAGTGGCATCAAGAGCAAAAAGATTAAAACTCAACGAAAAAAAGATCAAAATCATATCCTGTTCAGACCTAAAAAAAATCCTTAAAGCTCTAAAGAATCATAATTTTTCTATGATCGTAATAGACTCAATACAAATGCTTTACGATTCCGAAGGTAACTCTACTTTAGGTTCCTTATCACAGATAAAACAATGTGCATCAAAAATAAATCTATTTTCCAAAGAATCAAATATACCCTTTTTGTTAATTGGTCACATAAATAAAGAAGGCTCAATTGCTGGACCAAAATTTATAGAACATCTGGTTGATAGCGTCTTATTTTTCCAGGGAGATAGATCTAGTGCAATTAGAACCCTAAGATCTCTAAAAAATCGATTCGGATCTACAAACGAGTTAGTTATCTTCGAAATGAAAGAAGAGGGCTTAATAAAACCTAAAAACCTATCACAACTAATTTTACAAAATAGCGATCTATCTGGCACAACCTTTTGTATTACAATCGAGGGGTCAAGGCCTCTTCTGGTACAGGTTGAATCCCTGGTCAATCAATCCTTCAAAACGAGCCCTACCAGGCTCTCTCATGGAATTAACTTTAATCACTTTATGCTTATAATTGCAATATTAGAAAAACACCTGAGCATAAAAATGTATGATAAAGATATTTATTTAAACATTACAGGTGGCATAACCACTGAAGATAGAGGAATTGATCTTGCAATTGCAGCTTCGTTAATTTCGTCTTATTATGATATTATGATACCTAAGAGTACTATTTTTATAGGCGAATGCTCTTTGTCTGGTGAAATCAGAAACGTTTATCAAATCGAAAAACGTCTTAACGAAGCAGTAAAACTTGGCATAGAAAATGCCTTTATTAGTAGTGTAGAGATGAATTTTAAGAATATTAATCTTTATAAGATTAAAAATCTAAAAAATTTAATGGATTGGATAAAAAAATGGAAAATTCAATATTCAAAAGAAAAGATTGGATAA
- the disA gene encoding DNA integrity scanning diadenylate cyclase DisA yields MENSIFKRKDWIKCLKLISPGNPLRDGVDLILDARGGALIVVGNPDKTLPITVGGFPLDIEFTPARLFELSKMDGAIILNADAKTILRANALLIPNPNIPTVNTGSRHQAAERFAKQTGELIIAISERRGAVTLYKGDLSYLLKSSASIMSRANQALTTLDSYKQVFNRSLEHLSVLEFTDSVTASDIANIITRAEMLKFIEEEINTYIIQLGKDGLLTKWQLLELMSGVEEIEALILKDYLSEEKLRDIPKLLENLKQLKSEQEILDQIIVMKYLGFNNPDQPLVPRGYRVLDNIPRLPSPIVEKIVGNYKNLNELLGAKEEELDKIEGVGKIRAHQIVNCLMRMKDITKTFSSRNINKIL; encoded by the coding sequence ATGGAAAATTCAATATTCAAAAGAAAAGATTGGATAAAATGCTTAAAATTAATTTCTCCTGGGAATCCGCTTAGAGATGGCGTTGACCTAATTTTAGACGCAAGAGGTGGAGCGCTTATTGTTGTAGGAAATCCTGACAAAACTCTTCCAATTACAGTAGGAGGGTTTCCCCTTGATATAGAATTTACACCAGCAAGATTGTTTGAACTATCAAAGATGGATGGTGCAATAATATTAAATGCCGATGCAAAAACAATATTAAGAGCGAATGCGCTATTAATACCCAATCCAAATATACCCACTGTAAACACAGGCTCAAGACATCAGGCAGCCGAAAGATTTGCAAAACAAACTGGAGAATTGATAATTGCAATTTCAGAGAGGAGAGGCGCAGTAACGCTTTATAAAGGTGATCTTTCCTATCTTTTGAAAAGTAGCGCATCCATTATGAGTCGAGCTAATCAAGCTCTGACCACCCTTGATAGTTACAAACAGGTGTTCAATAGATCTCTTGAACATTTATCTGTTTTAGAATTTACTGACAGCGTTACTGCATCAGATATTGCAAATATTATTACAAGAGCTGAGATGCTTAAGTTCATAGAAGAAGAAATAAACACATACATCATCCAGCTTGGTAAGGACGGCCTGCTAACGAAGTGGCAGCTTTTAGAACTTATGTCTGGAGTAGAAGAAATAGAGGCTCTAATTTTAAAAGACTATCTTAGCGAAGAAAAGTTAAGAGATATACCAAAATTGCTCGAAAACCTAAAACAGCTCAAATCAGAACAAGAGATATTAGATCAGATTATTGTTATGAAATACCTTGGATTCAATAATCCCGACCAACCCCTCGTACCAAGAGGTTACAGGGTGTTGGATAACATACCAAGACTACCCTCTCCTATAGTAGAAAAGATAGTTGGAAATTATAAGAACCTAAATGAACTTTTGGGAGCTAAAGAAGAAGAATTAGATAAAATTGAAGGAGTTGGGAAAATCAGAGCACATCAAATTGTAAACTGCCTTATGAGAATGAAAGATATAACAAAAACATTTTCTTCAAGAAATATAAATAAAATTTTATAA
- the cybH gene encoding Ni/Fe-hydrogenase, b-type cytochrome subunit — protein MARLEDHPLPQRVMHWINLLCMLGLIISGWYIHSPFAPGWMGALRWLHFSLAYIWILNAIFRIYFAFAGSDRDWREFAYTKEDFKNIIPQIKYYLFLGPHPHTGKYNPLQKVAYSWLLIVLFIFQATTGFALLWPTGAFSGVVHFFGGLYYLRLWHYFGMFAFIIFIIGHVYLSVTEAWDQVPLMFFGIAKKD, from the coding sequence ATGGCGCGTTTAGAAGATCATCCACTGCCACAAAGAGTTATGCACTGGATTAATTTGCTGTGCATGTTAGGCCTTATTATATCTGGATGGTATATTCATAGCCCATTTGCACCAGGATGGATGGGCGCTCTTAGATGGCTTCACTTTTCGCTGGCATATATTTGGATCTTAAATGCAATATTTAGGATTTACTTTGCTTTTGCTGGTTCAGATAGGGATTGGAGAGAGTTTGCGTATACGAAGGAAGATTTTAAAAACATCATTCCACAAATCAAGTATTATCTTTTCTTAGGTCCTCATCCCCATACAGGAAAGTATAACCCACTTCAGAAAGTAGCTTATAGTTGGCTTTTGATTGTACTTTTTATTTTCCAGGCAACTACTGGCTTTGCTCTTTTGTGGCCAACAGGCGCTTTTTCTGGTGTAGTACACTTCTTTGGAGGTTTGTATTATTTAAGACTGTGGCACTATTTTGGTATGTTTGCGTTCATTATATTTATAATTGGTCACGTTTATCTTTCTGTTACAGAAGCATGGGATCAGGTACCGCTCATGTTTTTTGGTATTGCTAAAAAGGATTAA
- the rfaD gene encoding ADP-glyceromanno-heptose 6-epimerase, whose translation MRILVTGAAGFIGSNLVKALENHFPTYEIYALDDFSSGGHFKNLLGFKGEVITADISLKEVWERLKSYRFDVIFHEGAISDTRVLDQGLVMRVNAESFKYLLDLAKCSKSKVIYASSAAVYGNSPAPQKEDEGLVPENVYGFSKYAMDMIALKFMKINPDIQVCGMRYFNVYGPGEDFKGEYASMIRQMFMRIKKGQNPRLFKYGEQKRDFVYIKDVVNANIKAMESDVSGIFNIATGIARSFNDIVKIISDVTKKDINVEYFDCPYDFYQNLTQADISRARSFLGYIPEYDLETGIKEYINYLDKF comes from the coding sequence TTGAGAATTTTAGTTACTGGAGCAGCGGGCTTTATAGGTTCTAATTTAGTTAAGGCTCTTGAAAATCACTTTCCTACTTATGAAATATATGCTTTAGATGACTTTTCTTCTGGAGGTCATTTTAAAAATCTTCTGGGTTTTAAAGGAGAAGTGATAACTGCCGACATTTCTCTCAAAGAAGTCTGGGAAAGGTTAAAGAGCTATAGATTTGACGTTATTTTCCACGAAGGTGCTATATCTGACACAAGGGTCTTAGATCAAGGTTTAGTTATGAGAGTAAATGCAGAGTCATTTAAATATTTGCTTGATCTAGCAAAGTGTTCTAAATCAAAGGTGATCTATGCATCAAGCGCTGCAGTTTATGGAAATTCACCTGCGCCGCAAAAAGAAGATGAAGGCCTGGTGCCAGAAAACGTTTATGGTTTTTCAAAATATGCAATGGATATGATTGCGCTTAAGTTTATGAAAATAAATCCTGATATCCAGGTTTGCGGTATGAGGTACTTTAACGTGTATGGTCCAGGTGAGGATTTTAAAGGTGAATATGCAAGTATGATAAGGCAAATGTTTATGAGAATTAAAAAGGGGCAAAACCCAAGATTGTTTAAATATGGTGAGCAAAAAAGGGATTTTGTGTATATAAAAGACGTAGTAAATGCAAACATAAAAGCCATGGAAAGTGACGTATCTGGTATATTTAATATAGCTACAGGAATAGCAAGGTCATTTAACGATATTGTAAAGATTATTTCTGATGTTACGAAAAAGGATATCAATGTAGAATATTTTGATTGCCCATATGACTTTTATCAGAATTTGACCCAGGCTGATATTTCAAGAGCAAGGTCTTTTCTTGGGTATATTCCAGAATATGATCTTGAGACAGGCATAAAAGAATATATAAATTATCTAGATAAATTCTAA
- a CDS encoding YibE/F family protein, producing MKKTLLIFCFMFFCLSIFFVSNAMSDPQNQSYEEAKIISVSKETSKENPNIEILKTKIRLLTGIFKDKEFITNYIHQINSPYDLKLSPGENVIVYQQITPNKEPTFFISDIARCNKYPWLLLAFFLLIFIASGLRGIYLMLGLMVFIFFLWLWLIPALITNLNILFITIVVLFIGVIIQTVLMCGFSQKALAAIIGTLSGIIIASICSYYLNSFLNVTGIINEEGLFLKDINLNINFTDLLSSAMLIGSTGAAIKLSTSIVSTAQQYKMLFPTSGWKEIFSSSFNSGKENLPELLQTLYFAYIGCYLPLILLVSIQGPTLSWFRVFSLEVVATEIARSFVAIIALFVTLPITSFLISRFLSSNILLNLFLKTIGKILIIKR from the coding sequence ATGAAAAAGACCTTATTAATTTTTTGTTTTATGTTTTTTTGTCTTTCAATATTTTTTGTTAGCAATGCCATGTCCGATCCACAAAATCAATCTTACGAAGAAGCAAAAATAATTTCTGTTTCAAAGGAAACAAGCAAGGAAAATCCCAATATTGAGATCTTAAAAACTAAAATCAGACTGTTAACAGGAATATTTAAAGACAAAGAGTTTATAACTAACTACATCCACCAGATCAACTCCCCTTACGATTTGAAGCTCTCTCCTGGAGAAAATGTCATAGTCTACCAACAAATAACCCCAAACAAAGAACCAACTTTTTTCATTTCAGATATAGCAAGATGCAACAAATACCCATGGCTTTTGCTGGCATTCTTTCTGTTAATTTTTATTGCAAGCGGGCTAAGAGGAATATATTTGATGCTGGGCCTTATGGTCTTTATCTTCTTTTTATGGCTGTGGCTTATCCCTGCTTTAATAACAAACTTAAACATCCTTTTTATAACAATTGTAGTTTTGTTTATAGGAGTTATAATTCAAACAGTTCTAATGTGCGGCTTCTCACAAAAAGCTTTAGCCGCAATTATAGGCACATTGTCCGGTATCATAATCGCATCTATATGTTCTTACTATCTTAACAGCTTCTTAAACGTTACAGGCATAATAAACGAGGAAGGATTATTCTTAAAAGACATAAACTTAAATATCAATTTCACAGACCTTCTATCATCCGCAATGTTAATTGGTTCTACTGGAGCCGCAATAAAATTGTCAACAAGCATAGTGTCAACAGCACAACAATATAAAATGCTCTTTCCTACTTCAGGCTGGAAAGAGATCTTTAGCTCTTCCTTTAATTCTGGCAAAGAAAACCTGCCAGAATTATTACAAACTCTTTATTTTGCATATATCGGCTGTTACTTGCCCTTGATACTTTTAGTATCCATACAGGGACCAACTCTTTCATGGTTTAGGGTTTTTAGTCTTGAAGTAGTGGCCACAGAAATTGCAAGATCTTTTGTGGCAATAATAGCTCTTTTTGTAACTCTCCCAATTACATCATTTCTTATATCTAGGTTTTTATCCTCTAACATTCTCTTAAACCTTTTTTTAAAAACAATTGGTAAAATACTGATAATAAAAAGATGA